A region from the Natronorubrum halophilum genome encodes:
- a CDS encoding tRNA (N(6)-L-threonylcarbamoyladenosine(37)-C(2))-methylthiotransferase, with the protein MARYHIETYGCTSNRGESREIERRLRDAGHYQVDGADEADVAILNTCTVVEKTERNMLRRAEELADETADLFITGCMALAQGEEFAKADVDGQVLHWDEVPEAVTNGECPTTTPDAEPILDGVVGILPIARGCMSDCSYCITKQATGKIESPSIEENVEKARALIHAGAREIRITGQDTGVYGWDEGERKLHRLLEEICEIDGEFRVRVGMANPKGVHGIREELAAVFAEYDELYDFLHAPVQSGSDDVLGDMRRQHQVEEYLEVVETFDSALDYWTLSTDFIVGFPTETDHDHAQSMALLRETRPEKLNVTRFSKRPGTDAAEMKGLGGTIKKVRSKEMSAVKRDIVSEAYADMVGETREDVLVVEQGTADSVKCRDSAYRQIIVQNATEYGLEPGDFIDLEITAHETMYAFGKPV; encoded by the coding sequence ATGGCCCGGTACCACATCGAAACGTACGGCTGTACGTCGAATCGCGGGGAGAGCCGCGAGATCGAGCGACGGCTCCGCGATGCGGGCCACTACCAGGTCGACGGCGCGGACGAGGCCGACGTCGCCATTCTCAACACCTGTACGGTCGTCGAGAAGACCGAGCGGAACATGCTCCGCCGGGCCGAAGAGCTCGCCGACGAGACGGCCGACCTCTTCATCACGGGCTGTATGGCCCTCGCGCAGGGCGAAGAGTTCGCGAAGGCCGACGTCGACGGACAGGTGCTCCACTGGGACGAGGTTCCCGAAGCCGTCACGAACGGCGAGTGTCCGACGACGACTCCCGACGCGGAGCCGATTCTCGACGGCGTCGTCGGTATCCTCCCCATCGCACGCGGGTGTATGTCCGACTGCTCGTACTGCATCACCAAGCAGGCCACCGGGAAGATCGAGTCGCCCTCCATCGAGGAGAACGTCGAGAAAGCGCGCGCGTTGATCCACGCCGGCGCGAGGGAGATCCGGATTACCGGCCAAGACACCGGCGTCTACGGCTGGGACGAGGGCGAACGCAAGCTTCACCGGCTGCTCGAGGAGATCTGCGAGATCGACGGCGAGTTCCGGGTCCGCGTGGGGATGGCCAACCCGAAGGGCGTCCACGGCATCCGCGAGGAGTTGGCCGCCGTGTTCGCCGAGTACGACGAACTCTACGACTTCCTGCACGCGCCCGTCCAATCCGGGAGCGACGACGTGCTGGGTGACATGCGCCGCCAACACCAGGTCGAGGAGTACCTCGAGGTCGTCGAGACCTTCGATTCCGCACTCGACTACTGGACGCTCTCGACGGACTTCATCGTCGGCTTCCCGACCGAAACGGACCACGATCACGCCCAGTCGATGGCCCTGTTGCGGGAAACCCGACCGGAGAAGCTCAACGTCACGCGGTTCTCGAAGCGGCCGGGTACCGACGCCGCCGAGATGAAGGGCCTCGGCGGGACGATCAAGAAAGTGCGCTCGAAGGAGATGAGCGCGGTCAAGCGCGATATCGTCAGCGAGGCCTACGCCGACATGGTCGGCGAGACGCGCGAAGACGTGCTCGTGGTCGAGCAGGGGACCGCCGACTCCGTTAAGTGCCGCGATTCAGCTTACCGCCAGATCATCGTCCAGAACGCCACCGAGTACGGCCTCGAGCCCGGCGACTTTATCGACCTCGAGATAACCGCCCACGAGACGATGTACGCGTTCGGGAAACCGGTCTGA
- a CDS encoding AI-2E family transporter, whose product MNLSKGYLLALVVAMAYLSWQLVTPFLQYVLGAVLIAFVLYPLQWRLERRTSPTVAAFALVLLAIVAFIVPFVLVIGLFAGDAVEMLQNADAESLQLSAIEDLIEAETGVTVDIASSVTGSAQQIGTVVLERSTEWFGALTHALIGLGLALFLVYYLLKDGDDLMAWIHDMTPLPSDVQHDLYGELEEVMWAVLAGHVLIAIIQGVIAGLGLFATGVPNAAFWTFVMVILALIPLIGAFLVWGPAVGYLLLTGEPVLAVALAVYSTVIVGVSDDYLRPIVVDRYAELNPAVIILGVLGGVYAFGVMGLFFGPVILGALLTTISVVDENYDRLAGESGTTET is encoded by the coding sequence GTGAACTTAAGCAAGGGATATCTTCTGGCCCTCGTCGTCGCCATGGCGTATCTCTCGTGGCAACTCGTCACACCGTTCTTGCAGTACGTCCTCGGAGCCGTGCTCATCGCGTTCGTGCTCTACCCCCTCCAGTGGCGACTCGAGAGGCGGACGTCGCCGACGGTCGCGGCGTTTGCGCTGGTCTTACTCGCGATCGTCGCGTTCATCGTGCCGTTCGTGCTCGTCATCGGCCTGTTCGCCGGGGACGCCGTGGAGATGCTCCAGAACGCCGACGCCGAGTCGCTCCAGTTGAGCGCGATCGAGGACCTGATCGAAGCCGAAACCGGCGTGACCGTCGATATCGCGTCGTCGGTGACGGGGTCGGCCCAGCAGATCGGGACGGTCGTCCTCGAGCGATCGACCGAGTGGTTCGGCGCGCTGACCCACGCCCTGATCGGGCTCGGACTGGCGCTCTTCCTCGTCTACTACTTGCTCAAAGACGGCGACGACCTGATGGCCTGGATTCACGACATGACGCCGCTTCCCAGCGACGTACAGCACGACCTCTACGGCGAACTCGAGGAGGTCATGTGGGCGGTCCTGGCCGGTCACGTTCTGATCGCGATCATACAGGGCGTCATCGCCGGCCTGGGGCTGTTCGCAACCGGCGTCCCAAACGCCGCGTTCTGGACGTTCGTCATGGTGATCCTCGCGCTCATCCCGCTGATCGGTGCGTTCCTGGTCTGGGGGCCGGCCGTCGGCTACCTGCTGTTGACCGGCGAACCGGTTCTCGCCGTCGCGCTGGCGGTCTACAGCACCGTCATCGTCGGCGTCTCGGACGACTATCTGCGACCGATCGTCGTCGATCGCTACGCCGAACTCAACCCCGCCGTGATCATCCTCGGCGTCCTCGGGGGCGTCTACGCCTTCGGCGTGATGGGACTGTTCTTCGGACCCGTGATCCTCGGCGCGCTGCTCACGACGATCAGCGTCGTCGACGAGAACTACGACCGCCTCGCGGGCGAGTCCGGAACGACCGAGACGTGA
- a CDS encoding DUF547 domain-containing protein: MSTQLDPLSLSADLLYAVKTEGDTDWLRDHLATLERSHLHRTLSSREGKLAFWLNCYNAYAQLLLEAEPSSLEGSRRQRWKFVTRDRIPVGGVWLSLNDIEHGLLRRSKHPWGFGYLPRVLPSAFEREFRLPECDPRIHFAISHGAEHCPPVTVYSPADVDAELDIAVEWFLEESVSYDPDAGVATVPRLFRRYRGDFGGKRGVIAFLREYNAVPEGVRPTLEYESTIGDPEFEFDFELDGFPP; this comes from the coding sequence ATGTCGACCCAGCTCGATCCCCTCTCCCTCTCGGCCGATTTGCTGTACGCGGTCAAAACCGAGGGCGATACCGACTGGCTACGAGACCACCTCGCGACGCTCGAACGCTCACACCTCCACCGAACGCTCTCCAGTCGCGAGGGGAAACTCGCGTTCTGGCTCAACTGTTACAACGCCTACGCCCAGTTGCTTCTGGAGGCGGAGCCGTCGTCGCTCGAGGGGAGCCGCCGTCAGCGCTGGAAGTTCGTCACCCGCGATCGGATTCCGGTGGGCGGCGTCTGGTTGAGTCTCAACGATATCGAACACGGACTGCTCCGGCGTTCGAAGCACCCGTGGGGCTTCGGCTACCTGCCTCGAGTGCTGCCCTCGGCGTTCGAACGGGAGTTTCGACTGCCCGAGTGCGATCCTCGGATCCACTTTGCGATCAGTCACGGTGCCGAGCACTGTCCGCCGGTGACGGTCTACTCGCCGGCCGACGTCGACGCGGAACTCGACATCGCCGTCGAGTGGTTTCTCGAGGAGAGCGTCAGCTACGATCCGGACGCCGGCGTCGCCACGGTTCCGCGACTGTTCCGTCGCTACCGCGGTGATTTCGGCGGCAAACGCGGCGTCATCGCGTTTCTCCGGGAGTACAACGCCGTTCCAGAGGGAGTGAGGCCGACCCTCGAGTACGAATCCACGATCGGCGATCCGGAGTTCGAGTTCGACTTCGAACTGGACGGCTTCCCGCCGTAA
- a CDS encoding HVO_2922 family protein translates to MAESSIEFELERAYDRDELAAVFREFAAALAADRPLRIDDGERTATVTVPPRVAAEFEVERDGDDDETPVAELEIELEWDDSEGSSIQLADSELEESGVESDESASDVDSETDGKRQRAQPDERTSRFEVYEDRADEWRWRLVHWNGNIIADSGEGYTSRSNAERAVRSVMQSAPAASIEGREN, encoded by the coding sequence ATGGCCGAGTCATCGATCGAATTCGAACTCGAGCGCGCGTACGACCGCGACGAACTCGCCGCCGTCTTCCGGGAGTTCGCGGCCGCGCTGGCGGCGGATCGCCCGTTGCGCATAGACGACGGGGAGCGGACCGCGACGGTCACGGTCCCGCCGCGAGTGGCCGCGGAATTCGAGGTCGAACGCGACGGCGACGACGACGAAACGCCCGTCGCCGAACTGGAAATCGAACTCGAGTGGGACGACTCGGAGGGCTCGAGCATCCAGCTCGCGGACAGCGAACTCGAGGAATCCGGTGTCGAGAGCGATGAATCGGCGTCGGACGTGGATTCGGAAACGGACGGGAAACGGCAACGGGCACAACCCGACGAGCGAACCAGTCGGTTCGAGGTCTACGAAGACCGCGCCGACGAGTGGCGCTGGCGACTCGTCCACTGGAACGGAAACATCATCGCCGACAGCGGCGAGGGCTACACCTCGCGGTCGAACGCCGAGCGCGCCGTGCGAAGCGTGATGCAAAGCGCACCCGCCGCGAGTATCGAGGGACGCGAGAACTGA
- a CDS encoding HNH endonuclease, with amino-acid sequence MTSRDRQDDRRAVFERDDHACRHCEGAGDAADPAALRTVPVGGVPLEGTVHESALVTVCADCFATLRTPSDSAEPEISASRRDLFTLVRETTRVQGGVISDVASFASLATSVPTTLADADDEASFDGETTADYRRARRDVLLAIDLVDARLERLAAVDETAFDADVRSSLEAFSVSAADLQSTLRTVVDRAETVPAGLERCHGCFDALESGRCSTCGLEARSTADWRRDDGGLAFERLFSAVNDELQRASATTETLTDRATALATQLSES; translated from the coding sequence GTGACTTCCCGCGATCGGCAGGACGACCGGCGAGCCGTCTTCGAGCGAGACGATCACGCGTGCCGACACTGTGAGGGCGCCGGTGACGCGGCCGATCCGGCGGCGCTCCGAACGGTTCCCGTGGGCGGCGTCCCGCTCGAGGGAACGGTCCACGAGAGCGCGCTCGTGACCGTCTGTGCGGACTGCTTCGCGACGCTCCGAACGCCGTCCGACTCGGCCGAACCGGAAATATCGGCTTCGCGCCGCGACCTGTTCACCCTCGTTCGGGAGACGACCCGCGTTCAGGGCGGCGTCATCTCCGACGTCGCGTCGTTCGCCTCGCTCGCAACGTCGGTGCCGACGACGCTCGCCGACGCTGACGACGAGGCGTCGTTCGACGGCGAAACTACGGCGGACTACCGTCGCGCCCGTCGTGACGTTCTGCTCGCGATCGATCTCGTCGACGCCCGCCTCGAGCGCCTCGCCGCGGTCGACGAGACGGCGTTCGACGCCGACGTTCGCTCGTCGCTCGAGGCGTTCTCGGTGTCGGCGGCCGACCTGCAGTCGACGCTTCGAACCGTCGTCGACCGGGCCGAGACGGTCCCCGCCGGACTCGAGCGCTGTCACGGCTGTTTCGACGCGCTCGAGTCCGGTCGCTGTTCGACCTGCGGACTCGAGGCCCGGTCGACGGCCGACTGGCGGCGCGACGACGGCGGTCTCGCGTTCGAGCGACTCTTCTCGGCGGTCAACGACGAATTGCAACGCGCCTCGGCGACGACGGAGACGCTGACCGATCGGGCGACGGCGCTCGCGACGCAGCTTTCGGAGTCCTGA
- a CDS encoding dihydrofolate reductase family protein: MKTQYYTATSIDGYLADEDGSLDWLFQFGDIDGVDDDYQQFVDQVGSLAMGSTTYEWLLEHENLLEEPEKWPYEVPAWVFSSRELPAVDGANVRFVQGDVAPVHADMVAAADGKNVWLVGGGDLVGQFHDHGLLDEIVLSVAPVTLASGAPLLPRRITTPPLKLATVQKHGDVFAVLTYEVPRSSED; encoded by the coding sequence ATGAAGACTCAATACTACACGGCGACGAGCATCGACGGGTATCTCGCCGACGAGGACGGCTCGCTCGACTGGCTCTTCCAGTTCGGCGACATCGATGGCGTGGATGACGACTACCAGCAGTTCGTGGATCAGGTCGGTTCCCTGGCCATGGGCTCGACGACCTACGAGTGGCTCCTCGAGCACGAAAATCTACTGGAGGAGCCGGAAAAATGGCCGTACGAGGTGCCGGCGTGGGTGTTTAGCAGTCGAGAGTTACCGGCGGTCGACGGTGCGAACGTTCGCTTCGTGCAGGGGGACGTCGCACCCGTCCACGCGGATATGGTGGCGGCCGCAGACGGGAAGAACGTCTGGCTCGTCGGCGGCGGTGACCTCGTCGGGCAGTTCCACGATCACGGTCTCCTCGACGAAATCGTTCTCAGCGTCGCTCCCGTCACGCTCGCTTCGGGCGCGCCGCTGTTACCGCGCAGGATCACCACCCCGCCCCTGAAACTGGCTACCGTGCAAAAACACGGCGACGTTTTCGCGGTTCTAACCTACGAGGTGCCACGATCGAGCGAGGACTAA
- a CDS encoding nucleoside phosphorylase yields the protein MATQPHLLVDDGDVTDRVLIPGDPGRVDRIASHCEESETIAENREYKVVNATYEGQELTICSTGIGCPSAAIAVEELANVGVETFIRVGTTGALQSDIEIGDMIVATGAAKNEGTSKRYEAVEYPAVPDYDVLSALVDSAEANEERAAARAADGESGDAANRVHVGPIASDDAYYAESDAAVDDWEAAGLLSVEMEAAAVFSLARRKGLRAGAICTVDGNLVEGTQKGTDTEDDELPDKAKNNVGRAIDIALEAATNL from the coding sequence ATGGCAACGCAGCCACACCTGCTGGTCGACGACGGTGACGTGACCGATCGAGTACTCATTCCGGGCGACCCCGGTCGCGTCGACCGCATCGCCAGCCACTGCGAGGAATCCGAGACGATCGCCGAAAACCGAGAGTACAAGGTCGTAAACGCCACCTACGAGGGCCAGGAGCTGACGATCTGTTCGACGGGGATCGGCTGCCCGTCGGCCGCCATCGCCGTCGAGGAACTGGCGAACGTCGGCGTCGAGACGTTCATCCGCGTGGGGACGACCGGTGCGCTCCAGTCCGACATCGAGATCGGCGACATGATCGTCGCGACCGGGGCAGCGAAAAACGAGGGGACCTCGAAACGGTACGAGGCCGTCGAGTACCCCGCCGTCCCGGACTACGACGTGCTATCGGCGCTCGTCGACTCCGCAGAGGCGAACGAGGAGCGCGCGGCCGCTCGGGCCGCGGATGGGGAGAGCGGCGACGCCGCGAACCGGGTCCACGTCGGACCGATCGCCTCCGACGACGCCTACTACGCCGAGTCCGACGCCGCCGTCGACGACTGGGAAGCCGCCGGCCTCCTCTCGGTCGAGATGGAAGCCGCCGCGGTCTTCTCGCTGGCCCGCCGGAAGGGCCTGCGCGCCGGCGCGATCTGTACCGTCGACGGCAACCTCGTCGAGGGCACTCAGAAGGGGACCGACACGGAGGACGACGAACTGCCGGACAAGGCGAAGAACAACGTCGGCCGCGCGATCGATATCGCGCTCGAGGCCGCCACGAACCTGTAA
- a CDS encoding HalOD1 output domain-containing protein, whose protein sequence is MTERRISESHGCEFKRRIQYDRGTEESPSIATATALAQYYGEDVVESSTRLYDYIDPDALDSLFADTHAGGSRAAGTVEFTVEEATVSVRPDRIEVSPTG, encoded by the coding sequence ATGACGGAACGAAGGATCAGCGAGTCCCATGGATGTGAATTTAAACGTCGCATCCAGTACGATCGAGGCACGGAGGAATCGCCAAGTATTGCAACTGCGACAGCGCTGGCCCAGTATTACGGGGAAGACGTCGTAGAGAGCAGTACGCGGCTGTACGACTACATCGACCCCGACGCACTCGATTCCCTCTTCGCGGACACCCACGCCGGGGGAAGCCGGGCAGCGGGGACCGTCGAATTCACGGTCGAAGAGGCGACGGTTTCGGTTCGGCCCGACCGGATAGAGGTGTCTCCGACGGGGTGA
- a CDS encoding carbohydrate kinase family protein codes for MVPTVLTAGHVNWDVTLRVDRLPEADGEATIHSQRQSGGGSAANVAAALSRLEVETGLIGSVGDDDNGLLARRELEDAGVSLAGLHVIEDAETSVKYLLVDDCGEVSVLGNDGSNEAVRPADLDRSRIRSVDHVHLTSQRPETAAAIASVAAEADVTVSFDPGRRFGDREYSETLAATDVLFVTAREAATLADDGAISGGSNDRIVVITSGDDGAEVRTPNGTYTHSGFDIDAVDTAGAGDAFAAGFIATRLEGRGIEDALEYANACGALTAGQEGARSAPTAAVVERFLTDRS; via the coding sequence ATGGTTCCCACCGTACTCACTGCCGGTCACGTCAACTGGGACGTGACGCTCCGCGTCGATCGGCTCCCCGAAGCCGACGGTGAGGCGACGATCCACTCCCAGCGCCAGTCCGGCGGCGGGAGCGCCGCAAACGTCGCCGCCGCGTTGTCCCGCCTCGAGGTCGAGACGGGGCTGATCGGCAGCGTCGGCGACGACGACAACGGCCTGCTCGCCAGACGCGAACTCGAGGACGCGGGCGTCTCGCTGGCGGGCCTGCACGTCATCGAGGACGCCGAAACGTCGGTCAAGTACCTGCTCGTCGATGACTGCGGGGAGGTCTCGGTACTCGGCAACGACGGCAGCAACGAGGCCGTACGGCCGGCCGATCTCGATCGCTCCCGAATCCGGTCCGTCGACCACGTCCACCTCACGAGCCAGCGCCCGGAAACCGCCGCAGCCATCGCGTCCGTCGCCGCTGAGGCCGACGTCACCGTCAGTTTCGACCCCGGGCGGCGCTTTGGCGACCGCGAGTACAGCGAGACGCTCGCCGCGACCGACGTCCTGTTCGTCACCGCTCGCGAGGCCGCAACGCTGGCCGACGACGGCGCAATCAGCGGCGGTTCGAACGACCGGATCGTCGTGATCACGTCCGGCGACGACGGCGCAGAGGTCCGGACGCCGAACGGAACGTACACCCACTCGGGATTCGACATCGACGCCGTCGACACCGCCGGGGCCGGCGATGCGTTCGCGGCGGGCTTCATCGCGACCCGACTCGAGGGCCGCGGTATCGAGGACGCACTCGAGTACGCGAACGCGTGCGGAGCCCTCACCGCGGGACAGGAAGGGGCGCGCAGCGCACCGACGGCGGCCGTCGTCGAACGGTTTCTAACCGATCGATCGTAA
- a CDS encoding DUF63 family protein, translating to MVLPEGFVLPPWYLLVPILVILAGIIALLWVLEPPVTDGTVLAFAPWMMFGSTLHVLHRMGAFPNRIEILFASPSVYLVTAIVAGLAWIIAIFLHAGGLQSTISRPVGLSGTAFFAVFVAITLNNSWEEGTFEPFWPVIAVVVAGIVTAVAWIALSLWFTDVAATTSLTGVLVVFGHALDGVSTAIGFDVLGAGEEVPLSMILLEAGESLPTEEYIGAGWLFILVKVALALVILGLFKEYVDDRPQQARTILALVAAVGLGPGIHNVLLFFVT from the coding sequence ATGGTATTACCCGAGGGGTTCGTGCTCCCGCCGTGGTACCTCCTCGTTCCGATACTCGTGATACTCGCTGGGATCATCGCCCTGCTGTGGGTTCTCGAGCCGCCGGTAACCGACGGGACGGTCCTGGCGTTTGCACCGTGGATGATGTTCGGGTCGACCCTGCACGTGCTCCACCGGATGGGGGCCTTTCCGAACCGCATCGAGATACTGTTCGCCTCGCCGAGCGTCTATCTGGTGACGGCGATCGTCGCCGGACTCGCGTGGATTATCGCGATCTTCCTCCACGCCGGCGGCCTGCAGTCGACGATCTCGAGACCCGTCGGTCTCTCCGGCACCGCGTTCTTCGCCGTTTTCGTCGCGATCACGCTCAACAATAGCTGGGAGGAGGGGACGTTCGAACCGTTCTGGCCCGTCATCGCCGTCGTCGTCGCCGGAATCGTCACCGCAGTCGCCTGGATCGCGCTCAGCCTCTGGTTCACCGACGTCGCCGCGACGACGAGTCTCACCGGCGTGCTCGTCGTCTTCGGCCACGCGCTCGACGGCGTTTCGACGGCCATCGGCTTCGACGTCCTCGGCGCTGGAGAAGAGGTCCCGCTCTCGATGATACTTCTCGAGGCCGGCGAATCGCTGCCGACCGAGGAGTACATCGGCGCTGGCTGGCTGTTCATCCTCGTCAAGGTCGCCCTCGCGCTGGTGATCCTCGGGTTGTTCAAGGAGTACGTCGACGACCGACCACAGCAAGCGCGAACGATTCTCGCGCTGGTCGCGGCGGTCGGCCTCGGTCCGGGTATTCACAACGTCTTGCTCTTTTTCGTCACCTAG
- a CDS encoding ribose 1,5-bisphosphate isomerase has protein sequence MDDRQPDVDPDVVATAEDIAAMRIRGAATIADAAAEALATQAERSQAKRPVAFQRQLRVAAKTLYETRPTAVSLPNALRYVLRGMDGETVAELRDATIARAEEFQRELAQAQASLGAVGSNRLRDGDIVMTHCHSTDALSCLEAALEDGKEIEAIVKETRPRKQGHITARRLRELGIPVTLIVDNAARRYLDEADHVLVGADSIAADGSVINKIGTSGLAVNARERGVPVMVAAQTIKLHPDTMTGHTVEIEMRAESEVIGDEERTDITGGALDDGLTVENPGFDVTPPRYVDAIVTERGQFPPESIVTLMRELFGETTGEPWER, from the coding sequence ATGGATGACCGTCAGCCTGACGTCGACCCCGACGTCGTGGCGACCGCCGAGGATATCGCCGCAATGCGGATTCGCGGAGCGGCGACCATCGCCGACGCGGCCGCCGAGGCGCTTGCGACGCAGGCCGAACGATCACAGGCGAAGCGACCGGTGGCGTTCCAGCGCCAGTTGCGAGTCGCCGCGAAAACGCTCTACGAGACGCGTCCAACCGCGGTGAGTCTCCCGAACGCGCTTCGGTACGTCCTCCGCGGAATGGACGGCGAGACCGTCGCGGAGCTACGGGACGCGACCATCGCCCGCGCCGAGGAGTTCCAACGCGAACTGGCGCAGGCCCAGGCCAGCCTGGGAGCGGTCGGCTCGAACCGATTGCGCGACGGCGACATCGTGATGACTCACTGCCACTCGACTGACGCCCTCTCCTGTCTCGAGGCCGCCCTCGAGGACGGCAAAGAGATCGAAGCGATCGTCAAGGAGACCCGCCCCAGAAAGCAGGGCCACATCACGGCTCGGCGGTTGCGCGAGCTGGGGATCCCGGTGACGCTGATCGTCGACAACGCGGCCCGGCGGTATCTGGACGAAGCGGATCACGTGCTGGTCGGAGCGGACAGCATCGCCGCCGACGGGAGCGTTATCAACAAGATCGGGACCAGCGGGTTAGCGGTCAACGCCCGCGAGCGCGGCGTGCCGGTGATGGTCGCCGCCCAGACCATCAAGCTGCATCCGGACACGATGACGGGCCACACGGTCGAAATCGAGATGCGCGCCGAAAGCGAGGTGATCGGAGACGAGGAACGAACCGACATCACCGGCGGGGCGTTGGATGACGGTCTCACCGTCGAGAATCCCGGCTTCGACGTCACGCCACCGCGATACGTCGACGCCATCGTCACCGAGCGCGGCCAGTTCCCGCCGGAGAGCATCGTGACCCTCATGCGGGAACTGTTCGGCGAGACGACGGGCGAGCCGTGGGAGCGATAG
- the deoC gene encoding deoxyribose-phosphate aldolase, which produces MNRSELAPLIDHTVLGPETSPADVREVLDDAQEYGMNACIPPYALEEASDYAPDVTLATVIGFPHGQNDHDVKRREGVLAWKAGADELDVVINVGRLKAGEDDAVRAELAELVAAVPIPVKVIIETALLTDAEKHRACEAAVAADASMVKTSTGFASVDPADRRADGETVSSGATIPDVELMSEYRPVKASGGVGSYEEAMAMLEAGAERIGASSGVAILEGAPE; this is translated from the coding sequence ATGAACCGCAGCGAACTCGCCCCGCTGATCGATCACACTGTTCTCGGTCCCGAAACCTCCCCCGCAGACGTTCGGGAGGTTCTCGACGATGCACAGGAATACGGCATGAACGCCTGTATTCCGCCCTACGCGCTCGAGGAGGCCAGCGACTACGCACCCGACGTCACGCTCGCGACGGTAATCGGCTTTCCGCACGGACAGAACGACCACGACGTGAAACGTCGGGAGGGCGTCCTCGCCTGGAAGGCTGGTGCCGACGAACTCGACGTCGTCATCAACGTCGGTCGGCTGAAAGCGGGCGAGGACGACGCCGTCAGAGCCGAGTTGGCGGAACTCGTCGCCGCAGTCCCGATTCCGGTGAAGGTGATCATCGAGACCGCGCTGTTGACCGACGCGGAGAAACACCGGGCCTGCGAGGCTGCCGTCGCGGCCGACGCGTCGATGGTGAAGACGTCGACGGGGTTCGCAAGCGTCGATCCCGCGGATCGACGTGCGGACGGTGAAACCGTAAGCAGCGGCGCGACGATCCCGGACGTCGAACTCATGAGCGAGTACCGGCCGGTCAAAGCCAGCGGCGGCGTCGGCAGCTACGAGGAGGCGATGGCCATGCTCGAGGCCGGTGCCGAACGGATCGGGGCCTCGAGCGGCGTGGCGATCCTCGAGGGCGCGCCGGAGTAG